A segment of the Flavobacteriales bacterium genome:
CCGGCTGGAAAGGGGCGAATTGAACAGCGAAGGTTTTGCCAGGGAGGTTCGCGAGGTATTTAATGGTGACTGGACTGACCGGCAGATCATAGATGCGTGGAATGCCATGTTGCTGGAATTACCTATGACCCGGATTCATTTACTTCAAGAGATGAAGACGCGGTATCGTTTGTTTCTGCTGAGCAATACCAACGAGATTCACCTGGAGGGTTGCCGGATGATGTTTGATGCGGCATTCGGAAGAAGGGATCTGTCTCATATTTTTGAGAAGGAATACTATTCCAGTCTCATTGGCATGAGGAAACCCGATCGGGAGGTATTTGACCTGATCGTTGATAGCCACGGGCTTAATAAAGAAGAGACATTGTTTATAGATGACTCAATACAACATGTTGTCGGAGCACGCCATGCGGGTTTGATGGGTTACCATTTGGAAAAGGGGCAGGAAATCACCGAAATTTTTTCCGGTTGGTGAGATCAGGAATGTATTTCCTGACATAGTTCAACCAGGACCCCATGAGTGCATTTGGGATGAATAAAGCAGATCAGTTTATTATCTGCACCAGCGAGTGGCTGGCTGTGGAGCAACTCAAAGCCTTCATCTTGAAGGCGTGCCATCTCGGCTTGAATGTCATCCACGTCAAACGCTACGTGATGCATGCCTTCTCCACGCCTGGCAATGAATTTGGCGATGGTGCTTTCTTGTGAACTTGCTTCCAGTAATTCGATCTTGTTGGACCCTAATTGAAAGAACAAGGTTGTTACACCTTCACGTTCCACTTTTTCCTCCTTGTAAGAGGCTTTGCCCAAAAGTTTTCGGAATGTTTCGCCGGCGGCTTCCAGGTTGGATACGGCTATTCCCAGGTGTTCTATCTTCTTCATGTGCGAAAAAAAAGCAGACCCATCGGTCTGCTTTTTCAGAATTATGATAAGAAATGCGGGGCTTACTTTTTAAGGAACTCCCCTGTTGTGTTGTCGTAGTTGATATAGTATAAACCTTTCTCCAGGTTATTCACATCGACAGAGGTTCCTTTGCCCTTCTTCACGATATTTCCGAAGCTGTCATAAATCTCGTACATCGTTTCTCCGGTGAAGGTGATGATATCCCTAACCTTAACCGGTGTAAAGATCACCTCAGCAACTGTTGAGCGATAGTTTGCAGTAGTTGAGTACCGGGGTCTTCCGCTGAAATCAGTTTGCTGAACCCTGAATTTGTTAACGCCTGAATGAGGTGTGATAGGGAATTCGTATTCGTTGACCTGTGCAGAACCTTTACCATCCACCTCGCCGATACGAACCCACTTGTTCCACTTGAACTGTTCGATAACATAAGGCAGGGACCCGGATTCATTTTTGGTTTGCCATTTCAAGGTACCTTCCTGGCCACTGCCATCTACTTTGATGGAAATAATTTCGAAAGTACTACGGGGTTTCAATACTTCCGGATTCAGCACTTTCGGTTTGCAATCGTCCTTGTGTTTAATCTTAACTTCTACGGGTGCTCCCAGTTCCAACTGAAAATCCGCAAAGTCAATTTCAAATGCACTGGCGTTGATCTCGGCGGTGGATATTTCCCCATTTACCGTCACTTCAAATGCACAGAAACCAATTCCCGAACCGGCAAAGGGATTTTGTACATAGAGGTTCTTTCCCTGATAACTACCTGTAAGTACAATGACTCCAGCCAGGGAATGAAGCGACAAACCGGTCAATACTGCAATACCAAAAAGCGACCTTTTCATTATCTGTAAAATCAGTTTTTAACTGATGGGAGTTTTAAATTACCCACGCAAAATGTGACTTACCCTTCACTTTTGCATCGCAATATTAAAACCTTATTTCAAGAATTCAAAATATCTTTCGTCTGAACCAAGCCCGCAATATTGAGGAACTTATGCGTAAGCAGGATTTAACAAAGGTAAGCTTTTCGTTTTGATTTTGTGCAAAATCACGGCTAAGGGTGATGGTATTTTTTTCGCATACATAAAACTGCTACCTTGAAACTATTATGGTTACGGCATTAGGTCCCCTAACGCGAGTTTTACGGGTAACCTGATTCAATTCCGATCGTTAAAGGAGAACTTATGAAAAGAAGCATCTACCTACCGCTGGCAGTTATAGCCATAATTGCTGCATCCTGTAATACCCCGGAATCTACCTCCGAAAGTGAAAGTGCCGCCGCCGGAAACAAGAAGTATGGCGGTACATTTCGGTTTAACATGACAGAACAGTTTGATACATGGAATACGCTCGGGATGAATACGGTCAGCAGCATCATTGTTGCCCGTCAGATTTACGACGGCCTGGTGAGTATTCATCCTGTAACATTGGAACTTGAACCGGGTATTGCCGAAAGCTGGAGTACGAGTGAAGACGGAATGGTTTATACCTTCCACCTGAGAAAAGATGTGTTTTTCCATGATAATCCCTGTTTTGAAGGAGGTAAAGGCAGGAATGTGAAAGCATCGGATGTCTGGTATTCTTTTAAGAGGCTGGCCACACCTGGCAAAACAAACGGGTACTTTTCTCAGATTCTCAAAGGCAAGGTACGTGGGGCCGATGCGTTCCATGAATCATTCACCAAGGACAGTGCCGAAGTTGCTTTTGACGGTATTGAGGTTATTGATGACTATCAGATACGAATCACCCTTACAAAACGGGTACCCAATTTTCTTTATATGCTTACCCAGCCGGGCGCCTATATCGTTGCAAAGGAAGCCATCGAAAAGTATGGAGATGAGGCCAAAGTGGGGTCAGGTCCGTTCAGGTTTGCAAAAGAGGAAGAGTTTCCCCGAAAGATTTTTATGGTGAAAAACGATCACTACTACAAGAAAGACAGCCTGGGAAACCAGTTGCCTTTTCTGGATTCTGTTGTCGTTTATTTTCTGACCACCAAAGAGGGAGAGCTTAGCGAATTCATGGGTGAACACCTTGACATGGCCTTTGAGCTTCCAGCTAAAAGCGTAAAGGACCTTGTGCAATCGGATGTAAATGCATTTCAGGGTAATCCGCCGAAATACGTGCTGCAAAGCGTCCCCAACTATGTGACACAATACTACTCACTCAACCTGAATAATCCTTTCCTCGCCAACAAGAAAGTAAGGAAGGCCATTGCGTATGCCATCAACAAAGAGAAAGTCGTAAAGGAAGTTCTCATGGACCAGGCCTGGGGACCAGCCACGAATGGAATGACACCCCCTAACATTCCAGGATATGATATTTCACGGTTCAAGGGAATTACATATAATCCTGATACGGCGAGACAATTACTGGCACAAGCCGGCTACCCGGGAGGTAAAGGAACGCCGAAGTTAAAACTGGAACTGAATAGTGGCGGAGCGAGACATGCGCTGGTTGCATTTGAGATAGTCAAGCAGTTGGAAACAGATCTGAACCTCCAGGTCGAGTGGGAAGTGGTGCCGTTTCCGAAAAAGTTTGAAGATGAAAAATACGGAAGGGGTGATATCTTCCGGTCCGGATGGATTGCGGATTATCCGAGCCCGGAAGCATTCCTTTTCTTATTCTACGGCAAGACCGTTCCGGAAGATAAGGACGCGCCTTCATTTCCGAATACCTTCAGATATCAGAATGCCGCTTATGACACCTTGTTTGATCAGGCTATGTCTCACCCTGATCCATCAGAAAGAAATGTCCTTTTCTCAAAGGCCGAAGAGATATTTCTGGATGATTTGCCCGCCATTCCGTTATGGTATGAGGAGAATTTTGTGTTGTTACAATCGGACGTGAATGATTTACACCTGAATCCACTCAGAATCTTTGATCTTTCCAGGGTATACCTTAAAAAGAAGGAAGAAAGGAAATCGGATACCCACGATGCATCCAAAAAATAATTTTCATTATTGCTTGCATTGATATGATTTTTATACATTTGTAATTGTAATGTCAGGCAGTCATACATATTTGTTCGTTTCTCCTGTTGAGTTCACCCTCGTTCCAGGCTGCCAACCGGTATATACACCGGTAAGGAGGATGAGGCCCCCCTTCGGGGTATGATGCTTTTTGGGCGCCTATGCGGTGCCTGTTCTCCTAAAACAATCCACATTTTAACAACAGAACGTAAAGTTCTTATCAACCGCTTGACCGGCGTTAGCTGTTTCAGGCACAACGAACAACAGGGGAAATGAAATTCATGATATTAGTTGCAGGCAGCCAACACACCGCTTTTGCTGAGGCTATCTGCAAAGAAATGGAAGAAAGCGCCAAGATCAGAGGAACCGGTATTGCCAAACGTTCTCCTGAATACATCGTTAAGAAGATGGAAGAAGGAAAGGCGATCATTGCATTGACCCCGGATAAGCAGTTCGCCGGTTTCTGTTACATCGAGACCTGGGGTCACGGACAATATGTAGCCAATTCCGGATTGATCGTTAAGCCGGAACATCGCCAACATGGCCTTGCAAAAATGATCAAGCAAAAAGCATTCGAACTTTCCAGAAAAAAGTACCCGGATGCCAAGCTTTTTGGATTAACCACCAGTCTGGCCGTCATGAAGATCAACTCTGATCTTGGATATCGCCCTGTTACCTTTTCTGAATTAACCACGGATGAGGATTTCTGGAAGGGTTGTCAGAGCTGTGTAAACTATGATATACTCACCCGGACAGGTCGTAAACACTGTCTTTGTACCGGTATGCTCTACAACCCCAAGCCTGAGGTCAAAGTAACCAAGCCTGAGGTTCAGGTGACCACCAGGCGCAATGTTCGCCGGAATCTTAAGGTGTACCAACGATGGCTTCGCTTCAAACAACACATTCTAACCCGTAAATTCACAGGCATGCGTACCTTGCAAATGCCTTCGCCAAAAACTTCACACTAAATGAAAAACATTGCCGTACTAGCCTTTAGTGGCGGACTTGACACAACTTATTGCGCCATGCACCTGTCCAAGGACCTTGGTCTGGAGGTTCATTCGGTGTTGGTAAATACCGGTGGGTTTGACAAGAATGAGCTTGCCGAGATAGAGAAGAAGGCATATGCCCTGGGTGTGGCGCATCATGAAAGTATCGATGCTACCGGGGAATATTACGACAAATGCATTCGCTACCTGATCTTCGGGAATGTACTAAAGAATAATACCTACCCGCTTTCCGTAAGTGCAGAGCGCGTATTTCAGGCGATGGCCATCGCCAAATATGCTGCCGGAGTGGGTGCGAAATACATCGCACACGGGAGCACAGGAGCCGGTAACGACCAGGTTCGTTTTGATATGATCTTTGGGATCATGTGCCCCAACGCTGAGATCATCACCCCGATTCGCGATCACAAATTGTCCAGGGAGGAGGAGATCACCTACCTCAAAAGTCATGGAGTGGAAAGGGATTGGGCGAAATCTCTTTATTCTGTGAACAAAGGAATCTGGGGTACATCGGT
Coding sequences within it:
- a CDS encoding HAD family phosphatase is translated as MENQLPDASEVRNIIFDLGGVILHIDYHLTADAFKRLGAATFDDVYSQASQSDLFDRLERGELNSEGFAREVREVFNGDWTDRQIIDAWNAMLLELPMTRIHLLQEMKTRYRLFLLSNTNEIHLEGCRMMFDAAFGRRDLSHIFEKEYYSSLIGMRKPDREVFDLIVDSHGLNKEETLFIDDSIQHVVGARHAGLMGYHLEKGQEITEIFSGW
- the mce gene encoding methylmalonyl-CoA epimerase; protein product: MKKIEHLGIAVSNLEAAGETFRKLLGKASYKEEKVEREGVTTLFFQLGSNKIELLEASSQESTIAKFIARRGEGMHHVAFDVDDIQAEMARLQDEGFELLHSQPLAGADNKLICFIHPKCTHGVLVELCQEIHS
- a CDS encoding peptide ABC transporter substrate-binding protein — encoded protein: MKRSIYLPLAVIAIIAASCNTPESTSESESAAAGNKKYGGTFRFNMTEQFDTWNTLGMNTVSSIIVARQIYDGLVSIHPVTLELEPGIAESWSTSEDGMVYTFHLRKDVFFHDNPCFEGGKGRNVKASDVWYSFKRLATPGKTNGYFSQILKGKVRGADAFHESFTKDSAEVAFDGIEVIDDYQIRITLTKRVPNFLYMLTQPGAYIVAKEAIEKYGDEAKVGSGPFRFAKEEEFPRKIFMVKNDHYYKKDSLGNQLPFLDSVVVYFLTTKEGELSEFMGEHLDMAFELPAKSVKDLVQSDVNAFQGNPPKYVLQSVPNYVTQYYSLNLNNPFLANKKVRKAIAYAINKEKVVKEVLMDQAWGPATNGMTPPNIPGYDISRFKGITYNPDTARQLLAQAGYPGGKGTPKLKLELNSGGARHALVAFEIVKQLETDLNLQVEWEVVPFPKKFEDEKYGRGDIFRSGWIADYPSPEAFLFLFYGKTVPEDKDAPSFPNTFRYQNAAYDTLFDQAMSHPDPSERNVLFSKAEEIFLDDLPAIPLWYEENFVLLQSDVNDLHLNPLRIFDLSRVYLKKKEERKSDTHDASKK